The Jannaschia sp. M317 DNA segment ATGGTGATGCCCCGCTCCTGCTCCTGCTCCATCCAGTCCATGGTGGCGGCGCCGTCGTGGACTTCGCCGATGTTGTGGGATTTGCCGGTGTAGAACAGGATCCGCTCCGAGCAGGTGGTCTTGCCTGCGTCGATGTGGGCCATGATCCCGAAGTTCCGGTATCGGTCGAGGGGATAGTCGCGTGCCATGTGGCGTACCTCAAATGGAGGAGAAACGGGGACGGGGGCCCCTGACGAGCCCCCGTGATATGCGGTCTATATAGGCGCCGAACTTACCAGCGGTAGTGGCTGAATGCCTTGTTGGCATCGGCCATCTTGTGGGTGTCTTCGCGCTTTTTCACGGCCGAGCCACGGGACTGGACGGCGTCGATCAGCTCACCGGCCAGACGCTCTTCCATGGTGTTCTCGTTGCGGGCACGTGCGGCCTTGATCAGCCAGCGGATGGCCAGGGCTTCGCGACGCTCGGGGCGCACTTCGACGGGCACCTGGTAGGTGGCACCACCGACGCGGCGCGACCGCACTTCGACAGAGGGTTTGATGTTCTCGAGGCTCTCGACGAACACTTCGATGGGCGAGCGCTTCAGCTTGCCTTCAACCCGGTCGAGCGCGTTGTAGACGATACGCTCGGCGACGGCTTTCTTGCCGTCGATCATCAGGTTGTTCATGAACTTGGTCAGAACCTTGTCGCCATACTTGGCGTCGGGCAGAACTTCGCGCTTTTCAGCGGCGTGGCGGCGGGACATGACGGTCTCCTCCTAAAACGGTGGGTCAAACCCACCTTTCGTTTCGATACGGGCGAGGACCGCCGATTATTTCGGACGCTTGGCGCCGTACTTGGAACGACGCTGACGGCGATCCTTGACACCCTGGGTATCCAGCACACCGCGCAGGATGTGGTAACGGACACCCGGAAGGTCTTTGACACGACCGCCGCGGATCAGGACCACGGAGTGTTCCTGCAGGTTGTGGCTCTCACCGGGGATGTAGGAGATGACCTCGAAGCCGTTGGTCAGACGCACCTTGGCGACTTTCCGCATGGCCGAGTTCGGCTTCTTCGGCGTGGTCGTATAGACGCGCGTGCAGACGCCGCGCTTCTGCGGGCAGGATTCCAGGTGCTGCGACTTGGAACGCTTGACCTTGGGCTGACGCGGCTTGCGGATCAGCTGCTGGATGGTGGGCATGTGGGTGTCCCCGTTTGTTCAACTTCAATCTCGTCCGGCACCGACGCCCCAAAAGACCGAAGGCCGCAGCCGCTCGGAATTCCGACCTGAGCGATGCGGTTGGGTGACAGAGGACGCGGGAAACAGTATCCCGGATCGTGTGCGACGGTTCTGGCTTGCCGGACCCGAGCGAAATCTTCGCCCGGACCGAATTGGGGGTCACATAGGGGAATCGCCGGGGGGTGTCAACGCGTGGCCGGGGCTTGCCGCCTGCCGTCTTTGCGGCCACCAATCAGACATGTCCGATCCCCAGATCCTTGCCCTTGTCCGTTTCGCCTATCCGGGCCTCGGCGGTTTTCAGACCGAGCACGATACCGTCGCCGCGCGGCAGGCGCATCTATGGCATCCCGACCGGCTGGAGGCGCGGTTTCGCACGCTCGAACACCTCAGCCTGCGCACCTTGGCCGCGCAGACCGACCGTGATTTCCGCACCCTGATCGTCACCGGTGATACCCTGCCGGAGCCTTGGCGGACACGTCTTCTGACGCTTGCCCGTCGCGTGCCGGGCGCAGAGGTCGTGTTCCACCCCCCCATGAACCAGCGCCACGCGATGGAAGAGATCGTCAACGCCCGGATCGACCCGGATGGCGGCCCGGTCATCCAGTTCCGCCACGACGACGACGACGGCGTCGGGTGCCGCTTTGTCGCCCGTTGTCGTGAAACGTTGGATCAGGTGCGGCCGCTGTGGCAGGCGCACGGCCGCCTGGCGCTCGACTTCAACAAGGGGTTCATGCTGCGCCTGACACCGGATGGCCCCTTGGTGGAGGAGGCGGCGCGCACCCATCTGGGCGTGGCCCAGGCGTTGATTCTGCGCCCGACGATCCGCCGCACGGCGGTGCATTTCCCGCATCACCGGCTGGGCCTGCTGATGCCATCGGTCACCCTGCCGGACGCGCGGATGTGGCTGCGCGGAGTGGACGGCACCAACGACAGCCGGATGGACGGCCAGTTGGACCGCCTGCGCCCGGCTTCGCCGGACCAGCGGGCAGAGCTGGAGGAGCGGTTCGGCCTGGACCTCGCCGCCGCCACCGCCAGTTTCTGAGGTCGGAGGGGGCTCTGCCCCCGCCTTCGGCCCCCCGCGGTATTTATGGCCAGAGGAAGACGGGGGCCCGGCGCGTTAACCTTAACGAAGAGTTACGGGGCCACGCGGGTTTCCCGCCACAGGGTGTAAAGCCCCGTCCCCACGATCAGGCCCGCGCCCAGCAGGGTAATGCCGTCCGGCCAGTCCCCAAACACCAGGAACCCGAGCAGCAGCCCCCAGATCATCGCGGTGTAGCGGAACGGCGTGACCACCGCGACCTCGCCCACCCGCATCGCCATGACCGAAAACAGGTAGCCCCCCAGGATAAACACGCTGGCCAGCAGGACCAGGCCGCCCTGCCCCGTGCCTGGCATCTGCCAGTCCTCGCGCAGCGACAGCACCAGGCCCAGCGTCATGACGGCAGCGGCGGTATAGAGCGCGACCTTCAGGCTGGGCACCTCGCGCGACAAACGTCGGGTGATCAGATCGCGGGCCGTGATCAGGATCACCGCAAGAACGGCCAGCAGCGCCCAATAGTCGAACCCGTCCGGACCCGGACGCACGATCAGCAAAACCCCGACAAAGCCCACGCCGATCGCCGTCCAGCGCCGCCAGCCCACCTGCTCGCCCAGGATCAGCGCACCCGCCGCCGTGATCGTCAGCGGCAGCGCCTGAAGGATCGCGGTGATATTGGCCAGGGGCATGTGGGTCAGCGCGATGATGAACGGCAGAAAGGCGCAGACCTCGGCCAGGCAACGGCCCGCCACCGCCAGACGGTCGCCGCGCGGAATCGGTTGCCGCAGGGCTCCGGTGACATGGGCCAGGATCGCCAGCAAGACGCAGACCCCTATGCCCCGCAGGAACACCGCCTGAAAGGTCGGTAAACCCTGGGCCAGCAGCTTGATGCAGGCATCGTTGAGCGTGAAGGTCGCCATGGACCCCATCATCAAGAAGGCCCCGCGCAGGTTGTCGGTCACGTGAGCGGGCCCTTGGGTCCGCTGTCGCGGCCTTCTTCCGGGGGTTCAGGCATCAGGGCCATGACGCGGTCGGCGTCCAGACCGAACCGGTCGTGCAGCAATTTCCGTCCTTTGCGGGTCGCCATTTCGACAGCGTGGGGCGGGATGGACCGGCCGCTGTCGTTGTGGCCGTGCAGGGTGCGCAGGAACATATGCGCGGGCCCCGGCTCCATGTAGGTCGGAACATAACAGCCCAAGCGTCTGTGATTGTAGCGATAAATGCAGGTGGGCATGTCTGCCGTGGTGATCATCGCGCAGGCCAGACCCAGGGGCTGCGGTTCCCGGAACTCGTGGAAGGGCTGCGCGGGGTCGTAGAGGTTCCAGTAGACGCCGCGCGAAAAGGCGATGGTGTAGGGATCGCGCGCAAGTCCCGCCCCGATCACCCGGTCGGCGATGTCGCGCGTGCGGGCGATGTAATCGGTCGAGACGGCATCATCATCGTCGATGCGGAACCCGGTGACATGGGTATTTTCCGTCTCGCCACCATAGTGTTCCAACCCCCTGCGAAAGCTGCGCTTGGCGGCGGCCAGGGCACCCATTCTTTCCATGAAACAACACTTTAGGAAGGGGTATGCCTCCTCCAACGCGCGCAGACGCTTGCGGTGGCGCATCGGCAAAGTGGTGCCTGCAAGGATCACGCAGCGAAAGTCCGCATCGGTCTGCGCGGCGAGAGACGGCAGGGTAATCGCCTCCAGGTAGTCGAAACGCTGTTCGAGGCGCGCGTCGTCATAAAGATGCGCCTCCAACGCGGCCTCGGACAGCTGGCTGACGGCGAACCCTTCCTTGGCGGGGTAGGAGAAGCGCAGGACGCCGATGATGCGATTTCGGAAGGTCATGCGGGTTGGTGACACGGGCGCGGCAGCCGGGCAAGCGTCCAGACGGTTTGCCCCGTTTTGGGGCACCTCTGGCGGTCGGTTTTCACGGTTTGGGGGAAACCATCAGGGCTGCGGTCAGGGTCGAATCGTAGCCCGATGCACGGCCATGGCTGCGGATCGGTCTGCCGGGTCAGATGGCGCGCCTGGCGGTCGCCGGGGGTGTGACGGCCCCGGCCGGAAACGGACCGCTTTCACAAGGTTCGCGACCTGCTTGCCGACCTTGGGCGCTAACATTGCGGCGGTGCAGCATCGCGTTGACAGCGCAAGCCTATGGAAACCTGCGGGTTCTGGGTATTGAACCGGCGTTCGTTTACAACGAAACGCCCTACCTGTGAATTTCTTTTCAAAAATTTGTTGCCTAAACAGTAGCCTGCTGACGCCTTTACTGACGCCACGGTAAGCCTCTTTACAGCGGCGGACCCCTTGGCAATCGGTGCCAAGGCCGGCCCGCCAGCGCAAAGCGCAGTTGGGAGGCTGACCAGGACATGATCGACACACCCCGTAAGACCGAACCCCCCACCCCCCACGTGACGGCGGCGCAATACGCCGACCGCTATGCCGCCTCGATCGCCGATCCGGAGGCATTCTGGGGCGCGGCGGGCCAGCGGCTGGACTGGATGACGCCCTACACCAAGGTCAAGGATGTCAGCTTTGCGCCGGGCAACGTGTCGATCAAATGGTTCGAGGATGGGGTTCTGAACGTCTCGGCCAATTGCATCGACCGGCACCTGGACACGCGGGGCGATCAGACGGCGATCATCTGGGAACCGGATGAGCCGACGGACGAAGCGCTGCACATCACCTACCGGGAGCTGCACGCGAACACCTGCCGGATGGCGAACGTCCTGAAGGGGTTGGGCGTGGGCAAAGGCGACCGGGTGGTTCTGTATCTGCCGATGATCCCGGAGGCCGCCTATGCGATGTTGGCCTGCGCGCGGATCGGGGCGATCCATTCCATCGTTTTCGCCGGGTTTTCACCCGATGCACTGGCGGCGCGGATCAACGGGTCCGAGGCCAAGGTCGTCATCACCGCCGACGAGGCCCCGCGCGGCGGGCGCAAGACCGCGTTGAAGTCTAACGCCGATGCGGCCCTGCTGCATTGCGACGAGGACGTGGTGTGCCTGGTCGTCAAGCGCACCGGCGGGCAGACGACCTGGACCGGGCGCGACCGCGACTATACCGCCCTGGCCGCCGAGGCCGCGCCCGTTTGCGACCCCGAACCGATGGGGGCCGAAGATCCGCTGTTCATCCTGTATACCTCCGGGTCGACCGGTCAGCCCAAGGGCGTTGTGCATACCTCGGGCGGGTATCTGACCTACGCGGCGATGACCCATGAGCTGGTCTTCGACTACCACGAGGGCGAGGTGTTCTGGTGCACCGCAGACGTCGGCTGGGTCACGGGGCACAGCTATATCGTCTATGGGCCGCTGGCCAACGGCGCGACCACGGTGATGTTCGAGGGTGTGCCGACCTACCCGGACGCGGGCCGGTTCTGGCAGGTCTGCGAGAAATACGGCGTGGCGCAGTTCTATACCGCCCCCACCGCGATCCGCGCCTTGATGGCCAAGGGCGACGGGCCGGTGAAGGCCCATGACCTGTCGTCCCTGCGGGTGCTGGGCACGGTGGGCGAGCCGATCAACCCCGAAGCCTGGAACTGGTACAACGACGTTGTGGGCGGCGGGCGTTGTCCGATCGTCGACACCTGGTGGCAGACTGAGACCGGCGGCCACCTGCTGACCCCCCTGCCCTTTGCCACGGAGCTGAAGCCCGGCTCGGCGCAGCAGCCGTTCTTTGGCGTCGTGCCCAAGGTGCTGGACGCAACAACAGGCGCGGAAATCACCACGACCGAGGCGGAGGGCGTTCTGGTCCTGGCCGACAGCTGGCCCGGCCAGATGCGCACGATATGGGGCGATCACGAGCGGTTCGAGAAGACGTATTTCAGCGACTACAAGGGATATTACTTCACCGGTGACGGCTGCCGCCGGGATGCGGATGGCGACTATTGGATCACCGGGCGGGTCGACGATGTCATCAACGTCTCGGGCCACCGCATGGGCACCGCCGAGGTTGAAAGCGCGCTGGTCGCCCATGCCAAGGTCGCCGAGGCGGCGGTCGTCGGCTATCCGCACGCGGTCAAGGGTCAGGGCATCTATGCCTATGTCACCCTGATGGGGGGCGAGGAACCGTCGGAGGACCTGCGCAAGGAGCTGTCGGACTGGGTCCGCAAGGAGATCGGCCCCATCGCCAAGCCGGACCTGATCCAATGGGCCCCGGGCCTGCCCAAGACGCGGTCGGGCAAGATCATGCGCCGCATCCTGCGCAAGATCGCCGAGGACGATTTCGGGGCCTTGGGCGACACCTCGACCCTGGCCGATCCGTCCGTGGTCGATGACCTGATCGAGAACCGCATGAACCGGGAGGTGGCGTGATGGACGGCTTCGTCAGCGCCGCCAAGGCCCCCGTCATCATCCTGCTTGGCCCGCCGGGGGCCGGCAAGGGCACCCAGGCCCGGATGTTGGAGACGCGGTTCGGGTTGATCCAGCTGTCGACCGGCGACCTGCTGCGCAAGGCCGTGGCCGACGGCACCGAGGCGGGACAGCTGGCCAAACCGATCATGGACTCCGGCGGGCTGGTCACGGACCGCATCGTCCTGGCGATTCTGCTGGAGCGGCTGGAGCAGCCCGATTGCGCCGGTGGCGTGGTGCTGGACGGATTCCCACGCACCACGGCCCAGGCCGAGGCGCTGGACGCCATGCTGGCGGCGCGCGGTCAGGAAATCGACGCTGCGATATCGCTGGATGTCGACGACGCGCGGATGGTGCAGCGCATCGCCGGGCGGTTCACCTGCGCGGGTTGTGGCGAAGGCTATCACGAGGCGTTCAAGGCCCCGAAGGTCGCCGAGACCTGCGACCATTGCGGCGGGACCGAGATGCTGCGCCGTGCCGATGACAACGCCGCGACCGTGATGTCGCGGCTAGAGGCCTACCACGCCCAGACCGCCCCCCTGATCGAACACTACGCCGCGACCGGGGCCCTGCGCCGGGTCGATGCGATGGGCGAGATCGACGCCATCGCCGAGGCGCTGGCCGAAATCGTGGCGGCACAGACGGCCTGACGCCCGCAAGGGCACCGCGAACGACCACATAACAACGGAGGAACGTCAAAAATGGCGGAACAAGGGACAACAACCAAACCGGCGGGTGCCGCGGGGGACGGGGCCGGATACTGGGCCGCGAACATCCGCGTCATCACCTGGTCACTGGTCATCTGGGCGCTTTGCTCATTCGGATTCGGCATCCTGCTGCGCCCGTTGCTCAAGGGCATTTCGGTCGGGGGCACGGACCTGGGATTCTGGTTCGCGCAACAAGGCTCGATCCTGGTCTTTCTGGGTCTGATCTTTTTCTACGCCTGGCGGATGAACAAGCTGGACCGTGAATACGGCGTCGAGGAGGACTGATCATGGACCAGTTTACCCTGAACCTTTTGTTCGTGGGCGCGTCCTTCGCGCTCTATATCGGGATCGCCATCTGGGCGCGCGCGGGCTCCACCTCCGAGTTCTATGCGGCCGGGCGCGGCGTTCATCCCGTCACCAATGGCATGGCCACGGCGGCGGACTGGATGTCGGCTGCGTCCTTCATTTCGATGGCGGGTCTGATCGCCTTTACCGGCTACGATAACTCCAGCTTCCTGATGGGCTGGACCGGCGGCTACGTCCTGCTGGCGCTTTTGCTGGCCCCCTACCTGCGCAAGTTCGGCAAGTTCACGGTGTCGGAATTCATCGGCGACCGGTTCTATTCCCCGACCGCGCGTCTGGTGGCGGTGATCTGCCTGATCGTCGCATCGACCACCTATGTCATCGGTCAGATGACCGGCGTCGGTGTCGCTTTTGGCCGGTTCCTGGAAATCTCCAACACCTCCGGGTTGCTGATCGGCGCCTGCGTGGTGTTCGCCTATGCGGTGTTCGGCGGCATGAAGGGCGTGACCTATACGCAGGTGGCGCAATATGTCGTGCTGATCATGGCCTACACGATCCCGGCGGTCTTCATCTCGCTGCAACTGACGGGCACGCCGATCCCGGCGCTGGGCCTGTTCGGGTCGGTCGAGGCATCGGGCGGCGAAGGGTCGGTCTATCTGCTGACTAAGCTTGACCAGATCGTCACCGACCTGGGCTTTGCCAGCTACACCGAGGCGCACAAGGACAACCTGAACATGGTTCTGTTCACGCTGTCTCTGATGATCGGCACGGCGGGTCTGCCCCATGTCATCATGCGCTTCTTCACCGTGCCGAAGGTGTCGGACGCCCGCTGGTCGGCTGGCTGGGCGCTGGTGTTCATCGCGCTGCTCTACCTGACGGCCCCGGCTGTCGGCGCCATGGCGCGGCTGAACATCACCGATCTGATGTGGCCGGGTGGGACAGATGGTCAGGCCGTTTCGGTCGAAACCATCGAAACCGCGCCCGAATACAACTGGATGCTGACCTGGCAGAAGACCGGTCTGCTGGACTGGGAAGACAAGAACGGCGACGGCCGCATCCAGTACTACAACGATGCGTCCGACGCGATGGCCGAGAAGGCCGCGGCGAACGGTTGGACCGGCAATGAGCTGACCAACTTCAACCGCGACATCCTGGTGCTGGCCAACCCCGAGATCGCCAACCTGCCGGGTTGGGTCATCGGTCTGGTGGCGGCGGGTGGCCTGGCGGCGGCCCTGTCCACGGCGGCGGGCCTGTTGCTGGCAATCTCGTCGGCGGTGTCCCACGACCTGCTCAAGGGTCAGTTGACGCCCAACATGTCCGAGAAGTCAGAGTTGATGTCGGCCCGGATTGCCATGGCGGTCGCCATCGCGGTGGCGACGTTCCTGGGCCTCAACCCCCCTGGGTTCGCGGCGCAGACCGTGGCGCTGGCCTTTGGTCTGGCGGCGGCGTCGATCTTCCCGGCGCTGATGATGGGGATCTTCTCCAAGCGGGTGAACAACGTGGGCGCGGTGTCCGGCATGCTGTCGGGTCTGCTGTTCACGCTGATCTACATCTTCCTGCACAAGGGATGGTTCTTCGTCGCTGGCACCAACTCCTTCCCTGACACGGTCGACGGCAGCCTGTTCGGCATCCAGTCGACGGCCATCGGTGCGGTGGGTGCCTTGATCAACTTCGCCGTGGCCTACGCGGTGTCGTTGTCGACGGCGGACACCCCGCAGGAGATCAAGGACCTTGTCGAAAGCGTCCGCGTCCCCGCCGGGGCCGGTGCCGCGGTCGACCACTGATCCCTCGGGCGGACCGGGGGTCTCTCCCCTCTCGGTCCGCTTCACCTGGCCCTGCCCTTTCCCTGGGGGTGGGGCCATCTTTTTCCCCGAAGGAGGGTCCGCCATGACCGTCGATGCGCTTGCCTTCCTGTCGCGCCTGCATCCCTACGACGCCCTGTCCGACGCGGTGCGCCGCGACATTGTCGCCCGTGCCCGCGTGGTACGTGTGGCCGCCGGGGGCCCGGTCTATGAGCACGGCGCCATCCTGGACGGTCTGTATGTGATCGCCACCGGCCAGGTGCGGGTACGCGATGCTAGGGGCGCGGTGCTGTCGCTGCTGTCGCCGGGGAATTCCCTGGGCGAGCGGGGGCTGCTGGCCGAAGGGCGGGCCGTGACCTCTGCCGAGGCGGTGGGGGACAGCACCCTGCTGATCCTGCCCACCGATCTGTTTCATTCGCTGCGCCAGGCGCAGCCCGCCTTCCGCCGTTTTTTCGACCGCAGTCGCGGCGCGGCGCAGACCCGGCCCAGCAGCCTGTCGGAGGTGCGGGCCACCAGCCTGATGGCTGCAAACCCCGTGACCTGCACGCCCGAGACGTCGGTTTGCGACGCGGCCCGCCGGATGCGGGACCACCACATTTCCTGCCTGTGCGTTCTGGAGGGGGGGCGTTTGGCCGGCCTCGTGACCCTGCGCGACCTTGTGGGCAAGGCCCTGGCCGAGCGTCTGCCGGGGGACACGCCGATCGCGCGGATCATGACGCCCGATCCGCGCACCCTGCCGCCCGAGGCGACCGGGTCCGACGTGCTGCACCTGATGGCGGAGCATCGGCTGGGTCATCTGCCCGTCGTATCGGGTGGCGCGCTGCTGGGCATCGTCACGCAGACCGACCTGACCGCGTTTCAATCCGCGACCTCTGCGGGGTTGGTGGGCGAAGCGGCGCGGGCGGCGGACGTGCCCGCGCTGGCCGCCGCCTGCGCGCGCATTCCGCAGATGCTGGCGCAACTGGTCGGGGCGGGACATCGCCACGACAGCGTCACCCGCGCCGTGACCGATGTGGCCGACGTGGTGACCCGCCGCCTGCTGAGCCTGGCGCAGGAGACGCTGGGCCCGCCGCCCGCGCGCTATCTCTGGGCGGCCTGCGGCAGCCAGGGGCGGCAGGAACAGACCGGCGTGTCGGACCAGGACAACGTGCTGATTCTGGAGGATGGGCTGGATGAACGCGCGCTGCGCTATTTCGCGCAACTGGCGACCTTTGTCTGCGACGGGCTGAACGCCTGTGGCTACGTCTATTGCCCCGGCGACATGATGGCCACGAACCCGCGTTGGTGTCAGCCGGTGTCGGTCTGGCGCGACTATTTCGCCCATTGGATCGCCAACCCCTCGAAAGAGGCGCAGATGCTGGCCTCGGTCATGTTCGACCTGCGCCCCATCGGCGGGGATGCGACCCTGTGGGACGGGTTGCAGAAGGACACCTTGGCGCAGGCGGCGGGCAATTCGATCTTTACCGCGCATATGGCGTCCAACGCGTTGACGCATGGCACGCCCTTGGGCCTGCTGCGCGGCTTTGCCACCATCCGGTCGGGCGACCACCGCGACACCATCGACATGAAGCATTCCGGTGTTGTCCCCGTCGTGGACCTGGGCCGGATGTATGCCCTGCAGGGCAAGCTGGAGGCGGTGAACACCCGCGCCCGGTTGGACGGCGCGCTGACGGCAGGGATCGTCAGTCCGGGGGGCGGGCGCGACCTGCTGGATGCCTACGACCTGGTGGCGGACACCCGCCTGCGGCATCAGGCGGACCAGATCCGTGACGGGCAGGCACCCGACAACTTTCTGCCCCCTGCCCGGCTGTCGGATTTTGAGCGCAGCCACCTGCGCAACGCCTTTGTCGTGATCAAGACCATGCAAGCGGCGCTGATGCAGGGGCGTGGTATACTTGGGTAAGCCATGACGAACCAATGGGAGGAGGAACCCGATGTTCTTTGAATTGATCGGCGTGATCGTCGCCGGGGCCGCCGTGGCCCTGATCGTCTGGGCCATCACCCGGACCCTGAAGGGACGCTTGCCGAAATGGCTGATCCCCGCCTCGGCGGGGGGCGCGATGCTGATTGCGACGGTATCGATGGAATACGGCTGGTTCGCGCGCACCTCGGCCACGATGCCTGCGGGCCTGGTGGTGGCCGAAACCATCGAGGCACCGTCGCCCCTGCGTCCCTGGACCCTGGTCTGGCCCTACGTCAGCCGATTTGTCGCGGTCGACCGTGCCAGCCTGCGGACCCATGACGGACAGCCCGATCAACGGATCATGGACCTGGTGTTCTACGGCCGGTGGGCGCGGACAGCCAAGGTGCCGATGCTGTTCGACTGCGCCGGGCTGCGGTGGGCGGATATCGCCGACGGGGTGGATTTTGCCGCCGACGGGGCGGTCACCGGGGCGGCCTGGTTATCGGTTGCGGCGGACGACCCGGTTCTGACCACTGCCTGCGCCGAGGCGTGACATGGGCCGCCTGAACCTGCGGTTGCGGGTATTCCTGTTCTTCGCGCTGATGGCGTTTGGCGGCTGGGCCGTGGTGCTGGGCGCGCTCTGGCTGGGGTATCGGCAATCGGGGGGGATCGTGTCGGGCTATGTCACGGCAGGGATCGTGGCGGGGTTCGGGTTGCTCGCGCTGAGCGTTTTTGTCTGGCGGCTGTTCGATGAACACGTGTCCAAGGCGGTGGACCGTCTGGCCGCCGTCTTTCGGCTGGGGGCCGCGGGCGGGCCTGCGCTGGACGACGGCGCGGCGCGCTATCTGGGCGATCTGGGCCCGGCGGCGCGCGCGCTGCGCGACAGGCTCGACGCGGCCGATACCGCAACCGGGGCCGTGGTTGCCGCCCGGACCGAGGGGTTGGAGCGGCAGCGCGCGCAACTGTTGCGCATCCTGTCGGACATCCCGGTGGCGGTGATCGTCGCGACGCAGGACCACCAGATCGCGCTTTATGACGGGCAAGCAGCAGCCCTGATGGCGCAGGAGGGGCCGGTGCGTCTGGATGGGTCGGTCTTCGACTATCTGGACGAAGCCGACCTGCGCGCGGCGCTGACGTCGGTCGGAACATCTGCCCGGGTGCCGGTAACGATCCGGGGGCGGTCCGGGGGGACCTATGCGGGACACCTGCGGGTGTTCGACGGCGACGGCTATGTCGTCATGTTGGAGCCGTTGGACGCGGGCGCGGCGCGGCCCATTGTCTACGATTTCGACCTGATGGATCGGGTTCGGCCCGGCGACCCCGAAGAGACGCCGCTGCGCGAGTTGTCCTTCGTCGTCTTTGACAGCGAGACGACCGGCCTGAACCCACAGGCCGACGCCGTCGTGCAGCTGGGCGCGGTGCGCGTGGTCAACGGGCGGATCATCCGGTCCGAGACGTTCGAGACATTGGTGGACCCGAAACGCCCGATCCCCGCCGCCGCGACGCGCGTGCATGGGATCGACGACGCGATGGTGGCCGGGGCGCTGTCGTTTCCGACGGCGCGGGCGGCGTTCCATGCCTTTGCAAAGGGGGCGGTGATCGTGGCCCACAACGCCCCGTTCGACATGGCGTTCCTGCACGCCGTCAAGACCGGGATGCGGTTCGACAACCCGGTTCTGGACACGGTGCACCTGTCGGCCATCGTGTTCGGCGGTGCGGCGGA contains these protein-coding regions:
- a CDS encoding DMT family transporter; this translates as MTDNLRGAFLMMGSMATFTLNDACIKLLAQGLPTFQAVFLRGIGVCVLLAILAHVTGALRQPIPRGDRLAVAGRCLAEVCAFLPFIIALTHMPLANITAILQALPLTITAAGALILGEQVGWRRWTAIGVGFVGVLLIVRPGPDGFDYWALLAVLAVILITARDLITRRLSREVPSLKVALYTAAAVMTLGLVLSLREDWQMPGTGQGGLVLLASVFILGGYLFSVMAMRVGEVAVVTPFRYTAMIWGLLLGFLVFGDWPDGITLLGAGLIVGTGLYTLWRETRVAP
- a CDS encoding DUF4212 domain-containing protein, whose product is MAEQGTTTKPAGAAGDGAGYWAANIRVITWSLVIWALCSFGFGILLRPLLKGISVGGTDLGFWFAQQGSILVFLGLIFFYAWRMNKLDREYGVEED
- a CDS encoding adenylate kinase, with translation MDGFVSAAKAPVIILLGPPGAGKGTQARMLETRFGLIQLSTGDLLRKAVADGTEAGQLAKPIMDSGGLVTDRIVLAILLERLEQPDCAGGVVLDGFPRTTAQAEALDAMLAARGQEIDAAISLDVDDARMVQRIAGRFTCAGCGEGYHEAFKAPKVAETCDHCGGTEMLRRADDNAATVMSRLEAYHAQTAPLIEHYAATGALRRVDAMGEIDAIAEALAEIVAAQTA
- a CDS encoding putative rhamnosyl transferase; the protein is MSDPQILALVRFAYPGLGGFQTEHDTVAARQAHLWHPDRLEARFRTLEHLSLRTLAAQTDRDFRTLIVTGDTLPEPWRTRLLTLARRVPGAEVVFHPPMNQRHAMEEIVNARIDPDGGPVIQFRHDDDDGVGCRFVARCRETLDQVRPLWQAHGRLALDFNKGFMLRLTPDGPLVEEAARTHLGVAQALILRPTIRRTAVHFPHHRLGLLMPSVTLPDARMWLRGVDGTNDSRMDGQLDRLRPASPDQRAELEERFGLDLAAATASF
- the acs gene encoding acetate--CoA ligase; the protein is MIDTPRKTEPPTPHVTAAQYADRYAASIADPEAFWGAAGQRLDWMTPYTKVKDVSFAPGNVSIKWFEDGVLNVSANCIDRHLDTRGDQTAIIWEPDEPTDEALHITYRELHANTCRMANVLKGLGVGKGDRVVLYLPMIPEAAYAMLACARIGAIHSIVFAGFSPDALAARINGSEAKVVITADEAPRGGRKTALKSNADAALLHCDEDVVCLVVKRTGGQTTWTGRDRDYTALAAEAAPVCDPEPMGAEDPLFILYTSGSTGQPKGVVHTSGGYLTYAAMTHELVFDYHEGEVFWCTADVGWVTGHSYIVYGPLANGATTVMFEGVPTYPDAGRFWQVCEKYGVAQFYTAPTAIRALMAKGDGPVKAHDLSSLRVLGTVGEPINPEAWNWYNDVVGGGRCPIVDTWWQTETGGHLLTPLPFATELKPGSAQQPFFGVVPKVLDATTGAEITTTEAEGVLVLADSWPGQMRTIWGDHERFEKTYFSDYKGYYFTGDGCRRDADGDYWITGRVDDVINVSGHRMGTAEVESALVAHAKVAEAAVVGYPHAVKGQGIYAYVTLMGGEEPSEDLRKELSDWVRKEIGPIAKPDLIQWAPGLPKTRSGKIMRRILRKIAEDDFGALGDTSTLADPSVVDDLIENRMNREVA
- the rpsL gene encoding 30S ribosomal protein S12 is translated as MPTIQQLIRKPRQPKVKRSKSQHLESCPQKRGVCTRVYTTTPKKPNSAMRKVAKVRLTNGFEVISYIPGESHNLQEHSVVLIRGGRVKDLPGVRYHILRGVLDTQGVKDRRQRRSKYGAKRPK
- the rpsG gene encoding 30S ribosomal protein S7, producing MSRRHAAEKREVLPDAKYGDKVLTKFMNNLMIDGKKAVAERIVYNALDRVEGKLKRSPIEVFVESLENIKPSVEVRSRRVGGATYQVPVEVRPERREALAIRWLIKAARARNENTMEERLAGELIDAVQSRGSAVKKREDTHKMADANKAFSHYRW
- a CDS encoding putative rhamnosyl transferase gives rise to the protein MTFRNRIIGVLRFSYPAKEGFAVSQLSEAALEAHLYDDARLEQRFDYLEAITLPSLAAQTDADFRCVILAGTTLPMRHRKRLRALEEAYPFLKCCFMERMGALAAAKRSFRRGLEHYGGETENTHVTGFRIDDDDAVSTDYIARTRDIADRVIGAGLARDPYTIAFSRGVYWNLYDPAQPFHEFREPQPLGLACAMITTADMPTCIYRYNHRRLGCYVPTYMEPGPAHMFLRTLHGHNDSGRSIPPHAVEMATRKGRKLLHDRFGLDADRVMALMPEPPEEGRDSGPKGPLT